In Poecilia reticulata strain Guanapo linkage group LG1, Guppy_female_1.0+MT, whole genome shotgun sequence, one genomic interval encodes:
- the gaa2 gene encoding lysosomal alpha-glucosidase, with product MVSYKRLNPENVQFSGALLSEEHHRPAQEDVAVPQPDSTSLLPRRLSCSITKVVLILGSLLLVLFGGWLLHTIYWLRTTSVQAHRPPPPAPGQALGPVLQADMNDTVAAARSKACSAIPEAWRFDCYPEKAVVVTRELCEARSCCFIPASGSTRGRSRKNGIPWCFYPPDFPSYSLVSSKNASMGLKGTLVKDVKTYYPGDILTLEMEIRHETDTRLRVRITDPSSSRFEVPLSVPTATKKAENPEYVVEFSKQPFGLVVKRKSTGTVLLNTTVAPLFYADQFLQFSTALPSQFIYGLGEHRSTFLHNIQWNTLTMWARDVPPMEQTNLYGVHPFYLAMEDDGDAHGFFLLNSNAMDVALQPGPALTWRTIGGILDFYVFLGPDPGSVVQQYVEVIGQPAMPIYWALGYHLCRWGYKTSNATWEVVRRMRNYGIPQDVQWNDIDYMDQAKDFTFDPMNFNTLPDLVLDLHAHNQTYVMIMDPGISSTQPEGSYWPFDEGLKRGVFIKDAEGKTLIGKVWPGLTAFPDFSDEATYEWWYENLQRFHEKVPFDGLWIDMNEPSNFLDGSTVGCPSNSLENPPYTPGVLGGLLRSKTVCASAQQKLSTHYNLHSLYGLMEAKATASALKRILAKRPFVISRSTFPSHGSYSGHWLGDNRSHWKDLYTSIAGMLTFNLLGIPLVGADICGFSEEPQEELCVRWTQLGAFYPFARNHNSLDMTPQDPTAFSPSARTAMKQALLLRYSFFPFLYTLFHHAHVKGHTVARPLMFEFPKDVKTYGIDSQFLWGRSLLVTPVLEPGVDYVVGYFPEGLWYDFYTGDSVSSKGEELRLSAPMDKINLHLRQGSIIPTQEPNVTLWISSGQPLHLVSALSDDGSASGDLFWDDGETIDTYETERYTYVVFSVSQNTMTSSVLHSDQEGSFLSIDSASFYGVKQKPSAVLVNSHKFPFIYRDNQVLSVASLGLRLTQNFTISWM from the exons ATGGTGTCTTATAAGAGGCTGAATCCAGAAAACGTTCAGTTTTCTGGTGCACTTTTATCAGAAGAGCATCATCGTCCAGCTCAGGAAGATGTGGCC GTGCCACAGCCAGACAGCACCTCTCTGCTCCCCAGAAGGCTGTCATGCTCAATCACCAAAGTTGTGCTGATACTCGGCAGCCTGCTGCTGGTCCTGTTCGGGGGCTGGTTGCTGCACACCATATACTGGCTGCGCACCACATCCGTCCAGGCGCACAGGCCACCGCCGCCAGCGCCAGGGCAGGCTCTAGGCCCCGTGTTACAAGCGGACATGAATGACACTGTGGCCGCTGCACGTTCCAAAGCTTGCAGTGCTATCCCAGAGGCGTGGAGGTTCGATTGCTACCCCGAGAAAGCGGTGGTTGTGACCCGGGAGCTGTGTGAGGCCAGGAGCTGCTGCTTCATCCCTGCTTCTGGTTCAACTAGAGGCAGATCTAGGAAAAACGGTATCCCGTGGTGTTTCTATCCTCCTGACTTCCCCTCATACTCCTTGGTGTCATCAAAAAACGCGTCGATGGGACTCAAAGGTACCCTGGTAAAAGATGTGAAGACTTACTACCCTGGAGACATTCTCACTCTAGAGATGGAGATAAGACACGAAACGGACACACGCCTGCGTGTCAGG ATAACAGACCCCTCCAGCTCACGCTTTGAGGTCCCACTCTCTGTCCCCACTGCCACCAAGAAAGCAGAAAACCCCGAATACGTCGTAGAGTTTTCAAAGCAGCCTTTTGGCCTCGTGGTGAAGAGGAAGTCTACAGGAACTGTGCT CCTGAACACCACAGTGGCGCCGCTCTTCTACGCTGATCAGTTCCTCCAGTTCTCCACCGCCCTGCCCAGTCAGTTCATTTATGGCCTGGGTGAACACCGCTCCACCTTTCTGCACAACATCCAGTGGAACACACTCACCATGTGGGCCAGGGATGTTCCTCCCATG GAACAGACGAACCTCTACGGTGTTCATCCATTTTATCTGGCGATGGAGGACGATGGGGATGCACACGGCTTCTTCCTCCTGAACAGCAACGCCATGG ATGTGGCCCTCCAGCCAGGCCCTGCCCTCACCTGGCGTACCATCGGAGGAATCCTGGACTTCTACGTGTTCCTCGGTCCGGATCCTGGGTCAGTCGTTCAGCAGTACGTGGAGGTCATAG GACAGCCAGCCATGCCAATCTACTGGGCCTTAGGGTACCACCTCTGTCGCTGGGGCTACAAGACCAGCAATGCCACCTGGGAAGTTGTCAGGAGAATGAGGAATTATGGGATACCGCAG GACGTCCAGTGGAATGACATCGACTACATGGACCAAGCCAAAGACTTCACCTTTGACCCGATGAACTTCAACACTCTTCCGGACTTGGTGCTGGACCTCCACGCTCACAACCAGACCTACGTTATGATAATG GACCCAGGAATCAGCAGCACACAGCCGGAGGGCTCCTACTGGCCCTTCGACGAGGGACTAAAGCGAGGAGTCTTCATCAAGGACGCTGAAGGGAAGACTCTAATTGGGAAG GTGTGGCCTGGTCTGACAGCATTTCCAGACTTCTCAGATGAGGCGACGTATGAATGGTGGTATGAAAACCTGCAAAGGTTTCATGAGAAGGTCCCATTTGATGGATTGTGGATT gACATGAACGAGCCATCAAACTTCCTGGACGGATCTACTGTTGGCTGTCCGTCAAACAGTCTGGAAAATCCTCCTTACACACCAG gtgTGCTGGGAGGTTTGCTCAGATCTAAAACTGTATGCGCCTCTGCACAGCAGAAACTGTCAACACATTATAACCTGCACAGTCTCTATGGACTCATGGAAGCTAAAGCCACTGCAAG TGCTCTGAAGAGGATTTTGGCAAAGAGACCGTTTGTGATCTCTCGCTCCACGTTCCCCAGTCATGGCTCATATTCAGGTCACTGGCTAGGAGACAACAGGAGCCACTGGAAGGACCTTTACACCTCCATCGCTG GTATGTTGACGTTTAACCTTCTGGGCATCCCGTTGGTAGGAGCAGACATCTGCGGCTTCAGCGAGGAGCCACAGGAGGAGCTGTGTGTCCGCTGGACTCAGCTGGGAGCTTTTTATCCCTTCGCACGAAACCACAACTCTCTTGACATGACT cctCAGGATCCGACCGCTTTCAGCCCGTCGGCCCGTACGGCCATGAAACAGGCTCTGCTGCTGCGTTACTCCTTCTTTCCGTTCCTCTACACCCTCTTTCATCACGCTCACGTTAAAGGGCACACTGTAGCTCGGCCGCTCATGTTTGA GTTTCCCAAAGACGTAAAAACTTACGGCATCGACAGTCAGTTTCTCTGGGGGAGGAGCTTGTTGGTGACTCCAGTGTTGGAGCCTGGAGTGGACTACGTGGTCGGGTACTTCCCAGAAGGCCTGTGGTATGACTTCTACACT GGCGACTCTGTGAGCAGCAAAGGGGAAGAACTTCGCCTCAGTGCACCAATGGATAAAATCAACCTGCATCTGCGTCAGGGCTCCATTATTCCAACACAG GAGCCCAATGTGACTCTGTGGATCAGTAGCGGTCAGCCGCTGCACCTGGTCTCTGCTCTGTCTGACGACGGTTCGGCCAGCGGCGATCTGTTCTGGGACGACGGTGAAACCATCGACACCTACGAGACGGAGCGGTACACATACGTTGTGTTCAGCGTCTCTCAG AACACGATGACGTCCAGCGTGCTGCACAGCGACCAGGAAGGCTCGTTCCTCAGCATCGACTCGGCCTCGTTCTATGGGGTGAAGCAGAAGCCGAGCGCGGTGCTGGTGAATTCCCACAAGTTTCCCTTCATCTACAGAGACAACCAG GTCTTGTCAGTAGCGAGCCTGGGTCTCAGACTCACCCAGAACTTCACCATCAGCTGGATGTAA